In the Carboxydothermus hydrogenoformans Z-2901 genome, AAAAAGCTGGGTTAAAGTTTTAGGCTTAACCTGGATTTTTATGGATTTATAGGCTGCAGCTTTTTTGCTGTCGTAAACTTTTAGCTTAATTGTGAAATATGTATCACCGGTAACCTTAGGGGCTGTCCAGGTAACTTTTGCCGCCCTGGTACTGCTGAACTTTCCTTTATCCGAGCTGCTACCGCTTACCGTCCATTCATAATAAACTTTATCCTTATTTTTATCATAGGCTTTGGCAGACAAGGTGATGCTTTCTCCGGAAGTGACTACCGTTTTGCTGGCAGAAATAGTTAGTATTTGGGGCGGATAGTTTACTGTTTTAGCCAAAACTGGGCGATAATTAAAAAGAACCAGACTTAATAAAAAAACAACGATAAATTTTCCCAGGGATTTCATCTTTACCCTCTCTTTCTTTAAAATGCTTTTTTTCTTTATCATTCTCTAAAGTTAGAAAAATTCCTGCACCTTTTAAACAAAAAAGGCCAGGGACTTTTTTCAAGTTTAAAGATAAGTTTTAACGGCAATGTTCCTGCCAGTGTTAGTTTTGAAATTTTTTTCGATTATCTTTTTCACGTTTTCTTTATTTTTATCTAACCCATCTTCCTCGATGTTTACCAGAAGGTCAGCTTCCCAGATGATCTGAAAATCAAGTCCATCATTTTTTTCTGCGGTATGATGGCCCCCTATGATATAGCAAACCCTTTCAATAATGCTTTTATCTTCGTTATTTTTAACCATTATTTCCCTGGCAATTGGCGGCCCTTCTATTTCCTGGTATTTACCGGCAGAAGAATTGTATTTCTGTTCGGCAACAATAATGCCGATATCGTGAAGAAT is a window encoding:
- a CDS encoding HD domain-containing protein, coding for MYKEKYIEAMKNYFGDDTRRINHALKVLNYAERIMEGENIEGDLKKIITITAILHDIGIIVAEQKYNSSAGKYQEIEGPPIAREIMVKNNEDKSIIERVCYIIGGHHTAEKNDGLDFQIIWEADLLVNIEEDGLDKNKENVKKIIEKNFKTNTGRNIAVKTYL